TGTGAACAGATGATAGCCAAAGGATTAACCTTGCTGGATTTGGATTTTTCTCCCATCAAAGGGCCCGAAGGCAATATTGAATACTTACTATACATGACCAAACGGCAGGAAACTTCTATGGATTATCTTGCCAAAGCAAAAGAAATTTCAGAAGCGTCTCACACCACATTGGATTAACAGAGGGATACTATGAACATTGGAATTATCATCGGAAAAACGAATATTGATATTTCTGTGATTTCACGGCTTGTTTCCTTATTAAAGGGACAAGATGCCCGTGTTTATTTCCCTTGTGATAGCGGAATGGGGGCGGTTGGAACCTGCCTTACTGCAGACGAATTTTATCAGACAGTGGAAATTGTGATTGTATTAGGTGGTGACGGAACCCTGCTTCGTGTGGCGCAATCAGCTTCTCAACACCAAATTCCTATTTTGGGAATCAATTTTGGAAGAGTTGGCTTGCTTGCCGATTTAGAACAGGACGAAATGGAGTTAGTCAGCCGTATTTTCACAGGGGATTATACCATTGATGAGCGGATGATGTTAACCGCCACCGTGACCGAGAAAGGTGAAGAGAAATATCGGTTCAACGCACTAAATGAAATTGCATTATCCCGTGGGAATTTTGCAAAAATGCTGGAAATGGACTTATATATTGATGGTGCAATTTGTACCCCCATTCGGGCAGATGGTTTGATTGTATCTACTCCTACCGGCTCCACGGCATATTCATTGTCTGCAGGCGGTGCGGTGATTGACCCCTTGGCAGAAGCTTTTGCCGTGACACCCATTTGTCCTCACACACTAACGATT
This region of Oscillospiraceae bacterium genomic DNA includes:
- a CDS encoding NAD(+)/NADH kinase, with product MNIGIIIGKTNIDISVISRLVSLLKGQDARVYFPCDSGMGAVGTCLTADEFYQTVEIVIVLGGDGTLLRVAQSASQHQIPILGINFGRVGLLADLEQDEMELVSRIFTGDYTIDERMMLTATVTEKGEEKYRFNALNEIALSRGNFAKMLEMDLYIDGAICTPIRADGLIVSTPTGSTAYSLSAGGAVIDPLAEAFAVTPICPHTLTIRPMILCKNRTITIKQKEGTENVSFLSYDGNEAVTINPNMEISVELSGHTTKLIRIVNRNFYSVLKDKL